A segment of the Lolium perenne isolate Kyuss_39 chromosome 3, Kyuss_2.0, whole genome shotgun sequence genome:
GGTGGATCAGCGGGTGGAGGTGAAGATCAGGGTGACCAAGAGGCAGGTCCAGGAGCTGCTGCAGAAAGCAGGGCTAGACGGCATGGGGGCATGGACGGAGCAGGTGCTCGCGGAGCTGATCAACTCTGGCACGGTGTGCTGCGACCAGCCCGAGGCTAGGGGGCACTGGAGGCCGTCGCTGCAGAGCATCTCCGAAGGCGAGGAGGCCCATTTCTCTTGATTCTGAATTTCTGATGTGCATATATAGTTGCAGTAGGAGTACATAGGTTTTTTAGATAGAGATTCTGTTCGGAGATGTACACGCTGCAAAAATGCCATGAGTTTCTGCAGTTTCATTTGTGGAAACCTCTTATATTTGCTTCCTTAATGCTGTGTTTGCAGTTTGTATAATCCTGGAACTCTCAAGCATTATGGTTACTGCTGTAAAGAACTGTAGACAGAGGAGATATGAAATGAAATGCCATCTTCAAACGAAAACTGAAAGCAGAACGAAATGGCTGACTTCTTGTAAACCTTAGATCAAATTTTCGTTTCTTCCATTAATTAAGAACAGTATAAAAGTGACATTCACTTCACAGATTCACTACCTAGCTGGGGCCGGTAAAAGCAGGCGCTATATGCTTACCTAACTATTTCCGTCCATCTACAATCGCAGTCAAACTGAAACTACTGAAATGGACACTTACGATTACATTACTAGCATGAAACGACTATAGGTATCTATCAATGATTTGTTGATTTGTTCCACACTGAATTTGTCCAATCTATAGGCTATACCTATCGATGATTTATTCCGCTGACCAGTTTTGCCCTTA
Coding sequences within it:
- the LOC127338641 gene encoding uncharacterized protein — its product is MGNCNCFKSQRAAASWVDDDEWVVDVEEEGNSAAAEKVDQRVEVKIRVTKRQVQELLQKAGLDGMGAWTEQVLAELINSGTVCCDQPEARGHWRPSLQSISEGEEAHFS